In Trichomycterus rosablanca isolate fTriRos1 chromosome 5, fTriRos1.hap1, whole genome shotgun sequence, the sequence ctggtactgacacacccccataccatgacagaccctggtactgacactggatggtccttttcgtctttggtccggagcacacggtgtccatttgttccaaaaaagacctggaatgctgattcatctgaccacaatacatgtttacactgtgtgatggtccatcctagatgcctccgagcccagagaagtcgacgccgcttcttgACATGGTTAACACAAGGTTAACAAACACCCTCCATAAGATCATGTGTTTATTATCGTTTATATGTTTATCTGTTTCAGATGGCAGAGACTCGAGTTCTTCCTGCATTCAAACTGCATCGTCCCTTCAGGTTTTATGATCCTGAGGTGGTAGCggtaagtgacttacagtttcACTCTTAAATGTAGCTACAAAACTGACCGATTGACCAAATTCAATTGAAAATTGGGTTCAGTTTGACTGGCCACACTCAGGCACCATGACTGCCCGACCTGTTGAATCTGAAcatcaaaaagcagcacatgatgccacgTTCTAAGGAgatttaaatacacatgcactcTACCAGTCTGGAAAGTGTAACAaaagctctgggactccagcgaaACACAGcgagagccattatccacaaatggagaaaacttcTAACAGTAATGAACCTTCCCAGGAGTGTCCAGCCTAACAAACACCAGCAAAGAAAAGAACTTGTAAAGAGCTGCAGGCCTCATTCAcctctgaaacatttaaattagtAAAAAAATGAGTTTTTGTAAACATCACTCTGTTGTTATCTCTCTTTTATTGTAGGTTTTGACGTTGTTATTAGGTCTGTTCCAAATGCTTCTGGGATTTCCAGTTTACTACATGAGTACCAGCATAAAAATGCTGTATATGTGCCCGGTCTTTGTTGGAGCAGCGGTATGTtccttatttaaattatttttatacatatacGGTATATAGGATGATCTACACTGTGGCTAATACTATTGGTACACTCAAACATcaccttttatatttatttttttaaacatcacaTTAAGTCATGAAACTGATTGCTTGGTTGATACATCGACAGGCCTCTCagcgatggatggatggatagacgaacggatggacggatagatagatagatggatggatgaacaaataggttagatggatggatggatggatggattggtgggtggatggatggatggatggatggatggatggatggatgaatgggtggatggatggatggatggatggatggatgggtgggtgggttggtggatggatgaataagtgggtgatttggatggatggatgggttgatagatggatggatgggtggatggataaatgggtgggtgagttgatggatggatggatggatggatggatcggtGATTGGGTcggttggtggatggatggatggatgggtgatttggatggatggatgcatggatggatggagaggtagatagatagagatggatCGATGGAATTTTTGGCCCCAGTagctgaaaaaaaagaaaagaaataaagatgaactaatacaaatatacaatatGCATGTATACAATATATGATATGCAAATCAATGCAGAGGATGTGCAATTTGTGTGTCTTATTAacaatgtatacacacatatgtattATCCATTTccagatttatatatatatattggcagATGCTATTTGCACCCCTGTGTAATCATCCATGTAAGCAGCAAAGTGTACAATTTGCACCCTGGTGTAAGCAGCAATTTATACTATTTACACCCAGGTGTAAATATCAcaagattacaaataattttgctattttttttatattattttcagattgtattatttacattatacattatctaCACTCAGGTGTAAAATAGCAATATATACTGACAtgccaaaagtgtaaatgtaaatgtaaaaaaagtctTGGTACAGGAACTAGTATCATGTTAGGTACTCCTTTAGCCTGGCTAAGTGCAGCAGGCATTGGTTCCACAAGTGGACGGAAATATCTGGAGGGGTGTTGACCTGTGCCATCTGGATAGCCACCCACAGGTCAGTATTTGTAGGTGCAGGATCTCTGGTCCCTCTATGACATATTCCCAGTACATGTGACACTGGGACCCACCACCCGTCTGGTACCCACAATCTTGCCTCACTCAAACTCCATTAATTTGCATCGCCTTGCCATGAGCACACTGGCCAGTGGTCAGCCTTACTTACAAGATAATACCTCACAACTTGGGCATTCCCAAGTCGTCCCCAGGTAACGCCACTTCATGATCAATTTACTGCTATCTCTTGACCTTTAGCATGTCcatgtatagtgtttatatacTGGTGTGAAACTGAAAAATATACAACCTGAAGCAAACAGCAATTTATACATCCATGTGTAAAAAGTTTCTGTTAAGCTGCTTTGTGACTATGAGGCTTGtcacacataaaaaaaagtacatttaaattaGCAGTGGTGACACTGATAATTCCAAAGAGCTTTTGTTGGAAGTGTTCAAACTTTCAAAGTGGCGCTTTTTCTGCAACTCCGCCCTACAGCAGAGCAGTCGTTGGTAGACATGCGCAGTTGAGTTTGtttgctctttttctttttggggtacGAATAGCTGTACTGTGTGGGGAATGCTATGTGTACCCGGGTGCAAATAGACACTccgatatatattatattttttaaatattctttTCATCTTTGAGCAGCATGTGACTGTGGGATCGTTTGCGTTGGCATGTGAAAGAAATCCCAGCAAGCACCTGgtaagcttttatttttattagtagaaaatattatgtttttttattcattcatttattgtcccCAAACGATTACTAAGAGTAgccatgaattaaacattggtggtggtggggggagtTCCTGcaattctacatttacattttcagcatttagcagatgcttttatccaagtgAGAGGAACacaataagcaattgagggttaagggccttgctcagggacccaacagtggcaacttggtggtggcggggcttgaaccggcaaccttctgtttactagtcctgtaccttaaccactgagctatcactggcccaattCTAAAACATTAATGGGTGTTGATTAGTATTAACACTAATGGATGCTAATATTGGTGCTCCAGTCATTATGTTTTCCTCTGTGTTTTGCTTTCTTCTAGATGAAGAGCTGTTTGTATTCTGTGTTTTTCGGTCTGCTGGTGGGAATAAGTGCCATCGCTGTCTATAGCTACGCACTGGATGATATAAAGTCCATGGAAACGTGCAGTCCAGATGAGATGTACAGCTGTCCCAAAGCTAAATTTGTTGTGAGTTTCTGAACCTTTAGGCATGTGGGCTCTGTTCTGAATGCAAGCAGAATCTATTTTTTAATAGTTACTAATAGTTGGTTTTGTATCACACCTCTCATCTTTTGTCCATCAGTCTCCAATCTCTAAACAGCAGTCAACATTCATACCTGTAGCATTAATGTTATGATGTACAACACAAAAGTTTG encodes:
- the si:dkey-9i23.16 gene encoding uncharacterized protein si:dkey-9i23.16 — encoded protein: MAETRVLPAFKLHRPFRFYDPEVVAVLTLLLGLFQMLLGFPVYYMSTSIKMLYMCPVFVGAAHVTVGSFALACERNPSKHLMKSCLYSVFFGLLVGISAIAVYSYALDDIKSMETCSPDEMYSCPKAKFVDYFCSITALLLVYDMAALILQGFLSFSAIKGLKMN